In the Kribbella sp. NBC_00482 genome, one interval contains:
- a CDS encoding isocitrate lyase/PEP mutase family protein, with the protein MSLATTLRGLHVPGTPLVVPNAWDAASARMVEEAGFAAVATSSNATAAVLGYEDGEHAPVDEVLAGAARIAQSVSVPVTVDFERGYRLAPGELVERFVATGAVGLNLEDSDPATGSMIDAGEQADFLAAVRSAAGDALVINARIDVLIRKAGTPDEQMRTAIDRGQRYLAAGADCVYPIGVGELDLLGTLVKEVAGPVNAGYGQGANSVADYAAQGVARVTFGPMFQRHLYAKFADALLPAIAADHNPFTA; encoded by the coding sequence ATGTCATTGGCAACCACTCTGCGGGGGCTGCATGTCCCCGGCACGCCGCTCGTCGTACCGAACGCCTGGGACGCCGCATCGGCCCGCATGGTCGAGGAGGCCGGCTTCGCCGCGGTCGCGACCAGCAGCAACGCGACGGCCGCGGTCCTCGGGTACGAGGACGGCGAGCATGCGCCGGTCGACGAAGTACTGGCTGGTGCGGCGCGGATCGCGCAGTCGGTGTCCGTTCCGGTCACGGTCGACTTCGAACGCGGGTACCGGCTGGCCCCGGGCGAACTCGTGGAACGCTTCGTCGCGACCGGTGCCGTCGGCCTCAACCTGGAGGACTCCGATCCGGCGACCGGGTCGATGATCGACGCCGGCGAGCAGGCGGACTTCTTGGCCGCGGTCCGCTCCGCGGCCGGTGACGCGCTGGTGATCAACGCCCGGATCGACGTGTTGATCCGCAAGGCCGGTACGCCGGACGAACAGATGCGGACCGCGATCGATCGCGGACAGCGGTATCTGGCCGCGGGCGCCGACTGCGTGTACCCGATCGGCGTCGGCGAGCTCGACCTGCTCGGGACGCTGGTCAAGGAGGTCGCGGGACCGGTGAACGCGGGCTACGGGCAGGGCGCGAACTCGGTCGCGGACTACGCCGCGCAGGGTGTCGCTCGGGTCACCTTCGGCCCGATGTTCCAGCGCCACCTGTACGCGAAGTTCGCCGACGCGCTCCTGCCCGCGATCGCCGCGGACCACAACCCGTTCACTGCATGA
- a CDS encoding sigma-70 family RNA polymerase sigma factor, which produces MNLEEEFAQHRGELVAHCYRMLGSLHDAEDAVQETYLRAWRGHADFEHRSSVRTWLYRIATNVCLNLLQHSSRRVVPSALGAPGNDPDELHAQALEVPWLEPFPDQLLGADPATVVGDRASLRLAMVAAMQHLPPRQRAVLILREVLTWPAADVASLLDTTTAAVNSSLQRARAELARLRPREDELSEPHEPLRRALLDQFQAAMESKDLVVLEGLFSADARWEMPPIPTWFSGRTDVLRLLDAKLRPGPGQRVLVETSANGQPAFALYIRGTDDLFHAHSIKVLTCTKDAISAVLAFHQPALFPAFGLPLIHGRS; this is translated from the coding sequence ATGAATCTCGAGGAGGAGTTTGCGCAGCATCGGGGCGAGCTGGTCGCGCACTGCTACCGGATGCTCGGTTCGCTGCACGACGCCGAGGACGCGGTTCAGGAGACGTATCTGCGCGCCTGGCGTGGTCACGCGGACTTCGAGCACCGTTCGTCGGTCCGGACCTGGCTGTACCGGATCGCCACGAACGTGTGCCTGAACCTCCTGCAGCACAGCAGCCGGCGGGTCGTCCCGTCGGCGCTGGGTGCCCCGGGCAACGATCCGGACGAGCTGCACGCCCAGGCCCTGGAGGTGCCGTGGCTGGAGCCGTTCCCGGACCAGTTGCTCGGGGCCGATCCGGCGACGGTGGTCGGCGATCGCGCGAGCCTCCGGCTGGCGATGGTCGCGGCGATGCAGCACCTTCCGCCGCGACAACGCGCCGTACTGATCCTGCGCGAGGTGCTCACCTGGCCGGCCGCGGACGTCGCCTCGTTGCTCGACACAACGACCGCCGCGGTGAACAGTTCACTGCAGCGCGCACGGGCCGAGCTCGCCCGGTTGCGGCCGCGTGAGGACGAGTTGAGCGAACCGCACGAGCCGTTGCGGCGGGCGTTGCTCGACCAGTTCCAGGCCGCGATGGAGAGCAAGGATCTCGTCGTACTGGAAGGGCTGTTCAGCGCGGACGCGCGGTGGGAGATGCCGCCGATCCCGACCTGGTTCAGCGGGCGTACCGACGTACTGCGGTTGCTCGACGCGAAGCTGCGCCCAGGTCCGGGTCAGCGGGTGCTGGTCGAGACGTCGGCGAACGGCCAGCCGGCCTTCGCGCTCTACATCCGCGGCACGGACGACCTGTTCCACGCGCACTCGATCAAGGTGCTGACGTGCACGAAGGACGCGATCTCGGCTGTGCTCGCGTTCCACCAACCTGCTTTGTTCCCAGCCTTCGGGCTGCCCCTGATCCATGGGAGATCTTGA
- a CDS encoding DHA2 family efflux MFS transporter permease subunit — translation MASLGSFVVALDTLVVAAALTTIRSDLGATAEQLEWTVNAYGLSFAMLLMTAAAIGDRLGRRRTYAAGLALFTAASVACAVATTLPFLIAARAVQGVGAAMVMPLAMGLLGAAFPPERRGQAIGVFSGVTGIAVLGGPLIGGAVTEGLSWQWIFWINVPIGAVAIALVLTKIPESTGPARRLDLVSAVLISLAVLGLVWGTVRGESAGWTSTEVLGAFAIGIVMLAAFAWWERRTDHAMVPLEFFRNRTFTAANSAGFFLSAALFSAVFFLSQYMQAVLGSAPFKAGLQLLPWTATLFIVGPIAGRLVDRVGERPLVVIGMALQTAGMFWVSRGADHYWELIVPLVVTGCGISLAMPAAQSAAMAALPRDAVGIASGIYSMNRQIGGAAGVAVLGSVFTAAGGYTGNGFSRALAGGGVLSLLGAVSGLAIAARRRSGDPAGDVVVAKEAEQVR, via the coding sequence TTGGCCTCCCTCGGATCGTTCGTCGTGGCGCTGGACACCCTCGTGGTGGCCGCGGCGCTGACGACGATCCGCAGCGACCTCGGCGCAACCGCCGAGCAGCTGGAATGGACGGTCAACGCCTATGGACTGAGTTTTGCGATGCTTCTGATGACGGCCGCCGCGATCGGCGACCGCCTGGGCCGACGCCGTACCTATGCCGCCGGTTTGGCGCTCTTCACCGCCGCGTCGGTCGCGTGCGCGGTGGCGACCACGCTGCCGTTCCTGATCGCGGCCCGGGCCGTGCAGGGCGTCGGCGCGGCGATGGTGATGCCGTTGGCGATGGGCCTGCTCGGGGCCGCGTTCCCGCCGGAGCGGCGCGGTCAGGCGATCGGCGTGTTCAGCGGCGTGACCGGGATCGCCGTACTCGGTGGGCCGCTGATCGGCGGCGCGGTCACCGAGGGGTTGTCGTGGCAGTGGATTTTCTGGATCAACGTGCCGATCGGCGCGGTCGCGATCGCGTTGGTGCTGACGAAGATCCCGGAGAGCACCGGTCCGGCGCGACGCTTGGACCTGGTCAGCGCGGTGCTGATCAGCCTCGCCGTACTGGGCCTGGTCTGGGGCACGGTGCGCGGTGAGTCGGCCGGCTGGACGAGTACCGAAGTACTGGGAGCTTTCGCGATCGGGATCGTGATGCTGGCGGCGTTCGCGTGGTGGGAGCGGCGTACGGACCATGCGATGGTGCCGTTGGAGTTCTTCCGGAACCGGACGTTCACCGCGGCGAACTCGGCCGGGTTCTTCCTCAGCGCGGCGTTGTTCAGCGCGGTCTTCTTCCTGTCGCAGTACATGCAGGCCGTGCTCGGATCGGCGCCGTTCAAGGCCGGTCTGCAACTGCTGCCGTGGACGGCGACGCTGTTCATCGTCGGCCCGATCGCCGGTCGGTTGGTCGACCGTGTCGGCGAGCGTCCACTGGTCGTGATCGGTATGGCGTTGCAGACCGCGGGCATGTTCTGGGTCAGCCGCGGCGCGGACCACTACTGGGAACTGATCGTGCCGCTGGTCGTCACCGGGTGCGGGATCTCGCTCGCGATGCCCGCGGCCCAGAGCGCGGCGATGGCGGCGCTGCCCCGGGACGCCGTCGGCATCGCGTCCGGGATCTACAGCATGAATCGTCAGATCGGCGGCGCGGCCGGAGTCGCCGTCCTCGGATCGGTGTTCACGGCGGCCGGCGGCTACACCGGCAACGGCTTCAGCCGGGCCCTCGCGGGCGGCGGCGTACTGTCGTTGCTCGGGGCCGTCTCGGGCCTGGCGATCGCGGCGCGCCGTCGTAGCGGTGATCCTGCGGGCGATGTCGTGGTGGCGAAGGAGGCGGAACAAGTCCGATGA
- a CDS encoding PaaI family thioesterase produces MEQAAADVRERVLASFERQGLMTHLGARIAHIGPGEVHIVLPSRPEVTQQHGYFHAGATSSIADSAGGYAAFTLFPEGTSVLTVEFKINLLAPAEGERLEAVGTVIKPGRTLTICRLDVFGVTDDRRTLVAVGQQTLIQIEARPER; encoded by the coding sequence ATGGAGCAGGCGGCTGCCGACGTACGCGAGCGGGTCCTGGCGAGTTTCGAGCGTCAGGGGTTGATGACGCATCTCGGGGCGCGGATCGCCCACATCGGGCCGGGTGAGGTGCACATCGTGCTGCCGAGCCGGCCTGAGGTGACGCAGCAGCACGGGTACTTCCATGCGGGGGCGACCAGCTCGATCGCGGACAGCGCCGGCGGGTACGCCGCGTTCACACTCTTCCCGGAAGGTACTTCAGTACTCACGGTCGAGTTCAAGATCAACCTGCTCGCACCGGCCGAGGGCGAGCGGCTGGAAGCGGTCGGCACCGTGATCAAGCCCGGCCGGACCCTGACGATCTGCCGCCTCGACGTCTTCGGGGTCACCGACGACCGCCGCACGCTGGTCGCCGTAGGCCAGCAGACCCTCATCCAGATCGAGGCCCGCCCCGAGCGCTGA
- a CDS encoding anti-sigma factor: protein MTEPDVHTLTGPYVLDALPDDERDRFEAHLAECTFCTTEVDELRAAAVKLATQVSTPPPPALKANVMSAIEHVRQLPPAVHSQPAVRRRFSRRSVLALAAAAAVVAASGGIAIDQYRDRTAAEQANRQMAAVLSQPDARTVHGAVQGGGQATVVVSAKADKSVIVLRDLPKLPANRTWQLWMMDPAQNAHSVGLATGDLTQVIDGSTAGMATFGLTVEPDGGSPKPTVPASALIPLT, encoded by the coding sequence ATGACGGAACCCGACGTGCACACCCTCACCGGCCCGTACGTGCTGGACGCGCTGCCGGACGACGAACGGGACCGCTTCGAGGCCCACCTCGCCGAATGCACCTTCTGCACCACCGAGGTCGACGAACTCCGCGCCGCCGCGGTCAAGCTGGCCACCCAGGTCTCGACCCCGCCGCCGCCCGCGCTCAAGGCGAACGTGATGTCCGCGATCGAGCATGTGCGCCAACTCCCGCCGGCCGTCCACAGTCAGCCCGCCGTACGTCGGCGCTTCAGTCGTCGATCGGTTCTGGCGCTGGCCGCCGCGGCAGCTGTGGTCGCCGCCAGTGGCGGGATCGCGATCGACCAGTACCGGGACCGGACCGCTGCGGAGCAGGCCAACCGGCAAATGGCCGCCGTACTTTCGCAGCCCGACGCGCGGACCGTTCACGGGGCGGTCCAGGGCGGCGGACAGGCCACGGTCGTCGTGTCCGCGAAGGCCGACAAGTCGGTCATCGTACTGCGGGATCTGCCCAAGCTCCCCGCGAACCGGACCTGGCAGCTGTGGATGATGGACCCCGCGCAGAACGCCCACTCGGTCGGTCTCGCGACCGGCGACCTCACCCAGGTGATCGACGGTTCGACCGCCGGCATGGCGACGTTCGGCCTCACGGTCGAGCCGGACGGCGGATCCCCGAAGCCAACGGTCCCAGCGTCCGCGCTGATTCCGCTGACCTAG
- the sigK gene encoding ECF RNA polymerase sigma factor SigK, translated as MNEPTALPWPAGSHSRSGAVADGDLLMLTATGDTAAFSALYDRVAPWVFGLVRRILRNPAQSEEVTQEVMLDVWRTATRYDADRGSAHSWILTIAHRRAVDRVRSEQAAADRTEQVGARSADVAFDQVADTVSTRLEAEQVRRCLGSLTDLQRESIELAYYNGYTYPEVAQQLGAKLPTIKARMRDGLIRLRDCLGTTKGQRP; from the coding sequence GTGAACGAACCAACCGCGCTTCCCTGGCCCGCCGGATCGCACTCGCGATCCGGTGCGGTCGCGGACGGCGACCTCCTGATGCTGACCGCGACCGGTGACACGGCCGCGTTCAGCGCGCTCTACGACCGGGTCGCACCGTGGGTGTTCGGTCTGGTACGCCGGATCCTCCGCAACCCGGCCCAGTCCGAAGAGGTGACCCAGGAGGTCATGCTGGACGTCTGGCGCACCGCGACCCGGTACGACGCCGACCGCGGCTCGGCGCACTCCTGGATCCTCACGATCGCGCACCGCCGCGCAGTCGACCGGGTGCGCTCCGAACAGGCCGCCGCCGACCGCACCGAGCAGGTCGGCGCGCGGTCCGCGGACGTCGCGTTCGACCAGGTGGCCGACACCGTCTCCACTCGGCTCGAAGCGGAGCAGGTACGGCGATGCCTCGGCTCGCTGACCGACCTGCAACGCGAGTCCATCGAGCTCGCGTACTACAACGGCTACACGTACCCCGAGGTCGCTCAGCAGCTCGGGGCCAAACTTCCGACCATCAAGGCGAGAATGCGCGACGGACTGATCCGCCTCCGCGACTGCCTGGGAACCACGAAGGGGCAGCGGCCATGA
- a CDS encoding fasciclin domain-containing protein encodes MSKHLTRAGIALSALALAMTASACGGGDDNSSSGGTTTSTSSSAPATSTTPSMSEAAGGLVGPGCADYAKANPSGAGSIDGMAAAPLATAASGNPLLKTLVAAVSGKLNPKVDLVSTLNGGEFTVFAPVDTAFAKIPAATVNTLKTNDALLTKILTYHVVPGQLDPSAVVGQQTTVEKQAVTVTGSGDSLKVNNANVICGGVKTANATVYLIDSVLMPPAS; translated from the coding sequence ATGTCCAAGCACCTCACCCGCGCCGGTATCGCTCTCAGCGCGCTGGCCCTCGCAATGACCGCATCCGCTTGTGGGGGTGGCGACGACAACAGCTCCTCCGGCGGTACGACGACCAGCACGAGCAGCAGCGCACCGGCCACGAGCACCACGCCGTCGATGAGCGAGGCGGCCGGTGGACTGGTCGGACCGGGCTGCGCCGACTACGCGAAGGCCAACCCCTCGGGCGCCGGCTCGATCGACGGTATGGCGGCCGCGCCGCTGGCCACCGCCGCGTCGGGCAACCCGCTGCTGAAGACGCTCGTCGCGGCGGTCTCCGGCAAGCTCAACCCGAAGGTCGACCTCGTCTCCACGCTGAACGGCGGCGAGTTCACCGTCTTCGCGCCGGTCGACACCGCGTTCGCGAAGATCCCCGCCGCGACCGTGAACACGCTGAAGACGAACGACGCGCTGCTCACCAAGATCCTCACCTACCACGTCGTACCCGGCCAGCTCGACCCGTCGGCGGTGGTCGGCCAGCAGACGACCGTGGAGAAGCAGGCCGTCACTGTGACTGGCTCCGGCGACAGCCTGAAGGTGAACAACGCCAACGTGATCTGCGGCGGCGTGAAGACCGCGAACGCTACGGTGTACCTCATCGACTCCGTTCTGATGCCCCCGGCAAGCTGA
- a CDS encoding molybdopterin-dependent oxidoreductase — MHKTLGALGGVVAAGTALAVGYLVADLTGGPWPVDAVGVQVIDWSPGPVKDWAVRTLGTADRPLLRVGICATLAIVAAVAGWIGARGHRRTAVAIAGGLGLVGLVFAIVSRSTAGTTLDRLLPATVTLVVAVLAMHLVIRGPSRERGDAEQPEGFDRRRFLLTVSALAVVGAGAGGAARFAGGSGQELRARVRVPRPTDAAGAMQASLDVPGISPFTTPNAKFYRVDTLLQVPRIDPRDWELRIHGLVDKELRLSFDQLLERRLIERDITLTCVSNEVGGPYTGNARWIGVSIAELLREVGVQQGADAVKSTSVDGLTIGTPLAALTDGRDAILALAMNGEPLPFEHGFPVRMVVPGLYGYVSATKWIVDFEVTKFSEFSAYWTDRGWSVEAPIKTSSRIDVPKGFATVKAGPAVAAGVAWAQRRGISKVEVKVDNGPWQPARLAPVDGPDTWRQWTFRWDATPGTHKLTVRATDTTGELQTDRQAPPRPNGSSGLHNTVVMVE, encoded by the coding sequence ATGCACAAGACACTCGGGGCCTTGGGTGGTGTGGTCGCAGCCGGTACGGCGCTCGCGGTGGGCTATCTCGTCGCTGATCTGACCGGCGGACCGTGGCCGGTCGACGCGGTCGGCGTACAGGTCATCGACTGGTCCCCGGGGCCGGTCAAGGACTGGGCCGTCCGGACCCTCGGTACCGCGGACCGTCCGCTGCTCCGCGTCGGCATCTGCGCGACGCTAGCGATCGTTGCGGCGGTCGCCGGATGGATCGGCGCGCGCGGGCACCGGCGGACGGCTGTGGCGATCGCGGGTGGGCTCGGGCTGGTGGGGTTGGTGTTCGCGATCGTCAGCCGGTCGACGGCCGGAACCACGCTCGATCGGTTGCTTCCGGCAACAGTCACCCTGGTGGTCGCCGTACTGGCGATGCACCTGGTCATCCGAGGTCCGAGTCGAGAGCGGGGCGATGCCGAGCAGCCGGAGGGGTTTGATCGGCGGAGGTTCTTGCTCACGGTTTCGGCGTTGGCTGTGGTGGGGGCCGGGGCAGGTGGTGCTGCGCGGTTTGCGGGTGGGTCGGGGCAGGAGTTGCGGGCGCGGGTTCGGGTACCTCGGCCGACCGACGCCGCGGGAGCGATGCAGGCGAGTCTCGACGTACCCGGGATCAGCCCGTTCACGACGCCGAACGCCAAGTTCTACCGCGTGGACACGCTGCTCCAGGTGCCGCGGATCGACCCGCGGGACTGGGAGTTGCGGATCCACGGACTTGTCGACAAAGAGCTCCGGCTCTCGTTCGACCAGTTGCTCGAACGACGGCTGATCGAACGCGACATCACCCTGACCTGCGTGTCCAACGAGGTCGGCGGTCCGTACACCGGCAACGCCCGCTGGATCGGCGTATCGATCGCGGAGCTCCTGCGCGAGGTCGGCGTACAGCAAGGGGCCGACGCGGTGAAGTCGACCAGCGTCGACGGGCTCACCATCGGCACCCCGCTCGCCGCGCTGACCGACGGACGGGACGCGATCCTCGCGCTCGCGATGAACGGTGAACCGCTGCCGTTCGAGCACGGCTTCCCGGTGCGGATGGTCGTTCCGGGCCTGTACGGATACGTGTCGGCGACCAAGTGGATCGTCGACTTCGAGGTCACCAAGTTCAGCGAGTTCAGCGCGTACTGGACCGACCGGGGCTGGTCCGTCGAGGCGCCGATCAAGACGTCCTCGCGGATCGACGTACCGAAGGGCTTCGCGACCGTCAAGGCCGGACCCGCGGTCGCGGCCGGGGTCGCGTGGGCGCAGCGTCGCGGCATCAGCAAGGTCGAGGTCAAGGTCGACAACGGCCCGTGGCAACCGGCGCGGCTGGCGCCCGTCGACGGGCCGGACACCTGGCGGCAGTGGACCTTCCGCTGGGACGCCACGCCCGGCACCCACAAACTCACGGTCCGCGCGACCGACACGACCGGCGAACTGCAGACCGATCGCCAGGCACCGCCGCGCCCGAACGGCTCGAGTGGCCTGCACAACACGGTCGTGATGGTCGAGTGA
- the aroQ gene encoding gamma subclass chorismate mutase AroQ has translation MNVRAPIAAPTLEALTELVIQRIVVGDDVAASKYFSGKPVDDPVREQQIIDSVRASAVQPDIDPDSTEAFFRAQIEASKVVQRGLLAYWAAHPDKAPTSGPDLNVIREKLDALTTQLLAELVRVDNLRGTGLRCEISLAIANATGAAHHLNPLHRRALRTASTATC, from the coding sequence GTGAACGTGCGTGCACCGATCGCGGCGCCGACGCTGGAGGCGCTGACCGAGTTGGTCATCCAGCGGATCGTGGTCGGTGACGACGTCGCGGCCTCGAAGTACTTCAGTGGCAAGCCGGTCGACGACCCCGTCCGCGAGCAGCAGATCATCGACTCGGTCCGTGCGTCCGCCGTACAGCCCGACATCGACCCGGATTCCACCGAGGCGTTCTTCCGCGCCCAGATCGAGGCCAGCAAGGTCGTCCAGCGCGGCCTGCTCGCCTACTGGGCCGCTCACCCCGACAAGGCCCCGACCAGCGGGCCCGACCTCAACGTCATCCGCGAGAAGCTGGACGCCCTCACCACCCAACTACTCGCCGAACTGGTCCGCGTCGACAACCTCCGCGGAACCGGCCTCCGCTGCGAAATCTCCCTCGCAATCGCCAACGCAACCGGCGCCGCCCACCACCTCAACCCCCTCCACCGCCGAGCCCTCCGAACCGCCTCAACCGCAACCTGCTAA
- a CDS encoding hydroxyacid dehydrogenase: MAEKLRMVLAATPAYREMVFAPESTARLEALGDVFVLDDPGDAQALTAALPGTDVLITSWGATPLTAAVLEHADRLRLVAHSASSVKHFVTDEVFRRGLRITQAGQAMAEPVAEVSLAFTLSLLHRIQRFDHAMRDGAWRDAVPPQHGLTASRIGVVGASRTGVEYIRMLVALRAAEVVVYDPYLTDERAVELGVRRTSLDDLLRTSRVVALHAPTLPETHHLIGARELALMPDGASLVNTARSWLVDTAALLDELRTGRIDAALDVFDEEPLPPDDPFRALPNVLLTPHQAAATVECYFGMGEITVTEIERHATGRPLQHELTQTALHQMA; the protein is encoded by the coding sequence ATGGCCGAAAAGCTGCGGATGGTGTTGGCTGCGACGCCGGCGTACCGGGAGATGGTGTTCGCGCCGGAGAGTACGGCGCGGCTCGAGGCGCTCGGGGACGTCTTCGTACTGGATGATCCAGGAGATGCGCAGGCGTTGACGGCCGCGTTGCCCGGCACCGACGTACTGATCACGTCGTGGGGTGCGACGCCGCTGACCGCGGCAGTGCTGGAGCACGCGGACCGGTTGCGGCTGGTCGCGCACAGTGCGTCGTCGGTGAAGCACTTCGTCACCGACGAGGTGTTCCGGCGCGGGCTGCGGATCACGCAGGCGGGGCAGGCGATGGCGGAACCGGTGGCCGAGGTGTCGCTCGCGTTCACGTTGAGCCTGCTGCATCGCATTCAGCGGTTCGATCACGCGATGCGCGATGGGGCCTGGCGGGACGCCGTACCTCCGCAGCACGGGCTGACGGCGTCGCGGATCGGTGTCGTGGGTGCGTCGCGGACCGGCGTCGAGTACATCCGGATGCTCGTCGCGCTCCGGGCCGCCGAGGTTGTCGTCTATGACCCATACCTCACGGACGAACGCGCGGTCGAACTCGGCGTACGGCGTACCTCGCTCGACGACCTGCTCCGGACCAGCCGGGTCGTCGCCCTGCACGCGCCAACGCTCCCCGAGACCCACCACCTGATTGGCGCCCGCGAACTCGCCCTGATGCCCGACGGCGCCTCCCTCGTCAACACAGCCCGCTCGTGGTTGGTCGACACCGCCGCGCTGCTCGACGAACTCCGCACCGGCCGGATCGACGCCGCCCTGGACGTATTCGACGAGGAGCCACTCCCACCCGACGACCCGTTCCGCGCACTCCCGAACGTCCTCCTCACCCCACACCAAGCCGCCGCCACCGTCGAGTGCTACTTCGGCATGGGCGAAATCACGGTCACCGAAATCGAACGCCACGCAACCGGCCGCCCTCTCCAGCACGAACTGACACAGACCGCCCTACACCAGATGGCCTAG
- a CDS encoding MFS transporter, whose translation MTDTCAAETVSDQEFSYRPLIWLAVATFSMGIDGYVLTGLLPAIAADLHVGVAAAGQLMSAFALTAAFAGPVLGTVTSRWERRTTIATALAVFVLGNLVVGLATTYPIAFAGRVLAALGGCLLNAAVSGYVIAVTPVRHRGKALSFVLGGLLTATALGVPVGLVIGQSSWRYPMILVAVMGTIALAGILRGLPRRQLPSGRLTDQLRPLGRPRLLGSLLVTTGILTGSFTCFTYAVLILGPSFPAGWMIIAIMFGYGVASALGNAITGRLADRFPAPRVLTVVLVVLLLNSALGMGGLMLTSATVLAVVGVSWFFLQGAGNGGAAVPQQVRLGGLAPESAAIVMALNGSAISLGAALGSAAGGIALAAGTAPSGLLGLAAVVLGATLVLHLIVSRP comes from the coding sequence GTGACGGACACATGCGCCGCTGAGACCGTCTCGGACCAGGAGTTCTCGTACCGGCCGCTGATCTGGCTCGCGGTGGCCACCTTCTCGATGGGCATCGACGGGTACGTGCTGACCGGGTTGCTGCCCGCCATCGCCGCCGACCTGCACGTCGGCGTGGCGGCCGCGGGCCAGTTGATGTCCGCGTTCGCGCTGACCGCGGCCTTCGCCGGGCCGGTGCTCGGCACGGTGACCTCGCGATGGGAGCGCCGTACGACGATCGCCACGGCGCTGGCCGTCTTCGTGCTCGGCAACCTGGTCGTCGGGCTCGCGACGACGTACCCGATCGCGTTCGCCGGCCGGGTGCTGGCGGCGCTCGGAGGATGCCTGCTGAACGCAGCCGTCAGCGGATACGTGATCGCCGTGACGCCGGTCCGGCACCGCGGGAAGGCGTTGTCGTTCGTGCTCGGCGGCCTGCTGACCGCGACGGCGCTCGGCGTACCGGTCGGCCTGGTGATCGGGCAGTCCAGCTGGCGCTACCCGATGATCCTGGTCGCCGTGATGGGCACGATCGCCCTCGCCGGCATCCTGCGCGGACTCCCCCGCCGACAACTTCCGTCCGGCCGGCTGACCGACCAGCTTCGCCCGCTCGGCCGGCCGCGACTGCTCGGCTCCCTGCTCGTCACGACCGGCATCCTCACCGGCAGTTTCACCTGCTTCACGTACGCCGTCCTGATCCTCGGCCCGTCCTTTCCGGCCGGCTGGATGATCATCGCGATCATGTTCGGGTACGGCGTCGCCAGTGCGCTGGGCAACGCGATCACGGGCCGGCTGGCGGACCGCTTCCCGGCACCGCGCGTACTGACCGTCGTTCTGGTCGTCCTGCTACTGAACTCGGCACTCGGCATGGGCGGCCTGATGCTCACCTCTGCCACCGTGCTCGCAGTGGTCGGTGTGAGCTGGTTCTTCCTCCAGGGCGCCGGCAACGGCGGCGCGGCCGTACCGCAGCAGGTCCGGCTCGGAGGCCTCGCCCCGGAGTCCGCCGCGATCGTGATGGCCCTCAACGGCAGCGCGATCTCGCTCGGTGCCGCGCTCGGCAGCGCCGCCGGCGGCATCGCCCTGGCGGCCGGGACTGCGCCTTCGGGCCTCCTCGGCCTCGCCGCCGTCGTCCTCGGGGCCACACTGGTGCTGCATCTGATCGTCTCCAGACCCTAG